The window AAACGTCCACATTCTCCAGACCAGAAAACTCTATCTTGCAGGAATCACCGGACGCATCCGGCACCTGCCTTGCAGATTTCGAAAGCATCGCTGCCAAAAGCGCACTGCTTTCGGACAGAATCCCCGGCTCCAGCTCCAGCACCAGGCACCTCCCATCTTTCCCCTTCAAACTAAGCTTCAACTCCGAGCCGCTCTCCCCGAAGCACGCCCTATTCTCCGCATCCGGATTCTCCGACGCCAAAGACCTGTCCTTCGAGACCGGATCTGGCCGCTCCGGCTCCGACTCGGCGACCACGGAGGCGATCGACACGGAGTCGGAGATTTCCGGCAGTGGGCCCAGGGGGGCGTCGGAGTCGATGGGGGAGACCCTACCGGGGGAGAGGATCCGGCGGCGGTCGATGATGCCGAGGCCGAGCCTGCTGGTGGGGGAGGGGGAGCTATGGAGGGAGCCAGGGCAGGGCGTCTTGGGCGGGGGCTTGGAGGGGCGGCGCCGGGGGTGGGGGCAGTCGTGTCTCGGGCGGTCAGGGCTCTGGGTGGAAGCTGCGAATGTGCAGCATAGCGCGCGGCGGAGGCCCGGGGACCGCCGGCGGGCGTCCGCCATGGCTTCGAAGAAAGCTGCTGGGAAggactagggttagggttggggcggGGCGGGGCGGGGCTGGGCTTTCTTTGGATTCCTTTGCCTCGCTCTGCCGTGCTTCGTCCTTCCGGGGAAGTAAAAGATGCTTCGCGACACAAGTGGGGGAACGGTACGGATCCACTACAGTGGAAGGTGCAGGGAGCGAAGCCTGCAATGGGAGAGAGGTGAGTACACGTGGACTCTAAGTGGCGGAAAGGACAGGTCACGTGCATGCGGTGGAAGGTGATAAGGCCCGCTGCTGCCTTGCCAGTACAGGTGGCAACATGCATGGGTGTGGGATGGCCATGAAAAAGTAGGACCAGCGCATGGCAACCATAGCATATGGAAATGGTCCCTTCTCTCATCAATAATGTTTCGGGACAAGAGGCATGGTTGATTTCATCCAATAAAATGGGACAACATAATACATCAGAAATATGATTTGAATCGTCGACGACCCAATCTAATGCAACTCATCCACGTCTCAAGTTTATGTTCATAAATGAGCCTCATTTACGTTATTTAATATGACAAATTCTTTTTAATCTTATGTTGATTAACGTATCATGTTGTTAACTTAATGAATAAATATTATTGCAGCTCGAATGGACAACTCTGACCTTCCATCTCGAATTGATAACTAAAGTTTGACTCATCTCATCCGAATGTCAAAGCTAATTTCAAATGGGtatcacaaaaaaaaattgtaactACGGGTCAAaataaaaacgaaaaaaaaaatcatatatcagGTAAGAAGATGCAATATATGGAAGATCAATTATAACGAAGGTGAGGACCGCAACGACATACGACAAACCTTACGATGATATAGGTGGTGTAGTGCTCGAGTCTTACATACATTGAATTATAATTAGCATGCTAATAGAAACacaaataatatatacataccCTCATTTAGtatatgatttatgatgtctatatttcataaatatgataaatgatatgttaatatttttatctttaaAGTTGAAGTATGTGTTttcctaaaaatattatttatagtgTTATATGAAATATAGGTTGTGTATGCAAAAGTATCAACATCTACTTTAAACATATTTTGTAACAAAAAATGTATATTCCTTCGGTGTAATAAGCTTAAGTATGCTAATGGAGTTAGTATAAGATTAAGTTAtagtaataaatatatatatatagtgactaAAAGTGATGATtgaattataataaatcttaagtAAATCTCAAAACTCTTTGAATCTTAAGTAAATCTCAAGACtctttaaattataataaattaatatatatatagttttaagttTTAAACATCATCGAGGATAATCAACTATTTGAATAtggatgaaataataaaaaattaaataaagataaaaattaaataaaagtattatactaaaaatattaagattcataagtgagattgaaagatgaattttgatCGAAATACTTAATTCTTATTAAGCCAAATTAAGCTCAAATTGAGTTATAACACTAGAATTATgttaagaaaagaagaaaaaaaatacgaGAGTCCCTGATAGGATTGAACCTATGACCTCTTACTTACCTTTTAAGCAAAAGTTAGcttctatttattttaatcttatCTTCCTCACAAACATGAAATTTCTTAATTTTTACTCTTTATTCTTAGAGTCTCAAcgatcttgattaaaaattaaggtaagaaaaatataattcatCTCTTGTCATACCTAAAATTTCAGTTTTATAAATTAAAGGCTGACATTTTTAGCTGCTTTTGAGTTACTTACGCTTGAAATTAATCATTAATTTTTGGATATGTTTTGTATGAATCTTTTATCGTTGTAAAATCTATGACTTTAATATCAAATTTATACATAGAGTTATGAATATTTTAATATGAGATACTCGAAATCTCTTATTTTCTAAAAAGAGATTCTGTTTAGGGATAAGATTAGGCTCGATTCTTtcgatatttaaaaaaaaaaagttaggtttGGTGAAATTTAGAATtgaatgaatattattttatacaCCAAAATATGAGGTTTATAAGTTTTTATAGCCTCAACCTAGTTTCAGCAAAACAGAATAAGTGTTTATAGttgaattaaaaaaatagttTAGTCTCCAAATGATttcattttaaattaaaatttgataggtatttagttttatatgtctcttagtttttttttataaaatttgatgaTGAGTTAAGATTGTTTAGTCAATTAGAatagtaaaataaaattatttcataaaattatatgatgatttgattgatactaactagttaatttaaattataaaatatattattaaaaaataaaatatttttcatttttcaaTAATTGAACAACGACTAGAGGAGCAAAGGTGATAAGCAGGGTTGACAAGACGAAGGCAACAACTAAAAAGGTAATAAAAGTTATTTTTGAGATTACAAAATAAATACATGGATACTAtttgaaaaaaaagggaaaaaaataaaaaagtgagatttttttaagaaaaactaCCCATCTTTTATTTTCAACAAAATTATATGTATGTACTCCATAAAAGGTTAGCGGTTATCCGTCTAAATTTATATATCattctaaaaattataaatatgccaTTATAGTTAATCGAAGTTTGCTACTATAAGTTAATTGTTAACTGACTACAATAAAAACTCATCATAATATTATAAGCATTAGGGTTATTTTATATATCACAATTATTAAATCCTTGTAactcatataaattattttatgaattttcagCAAAAATAAGTAGAGCATGTGACTTctatatattaaattaataatgTCATTTTTTGTGAATTTTGTATCATAAAATCCATCATCATCTCAATATGGACAAGTCATGAGCTAATTAATACCCAACTCCAccccaaatgactcaatgcaggcGAGCATATCCACCCATCACACCGTATGCACCGGGAGGAGGATGCTGCAGCTTGGCCATCCCAACCTTGGCATATTGTTGCCACACCTGCTGCTCCTCGAGCAGCCGCTGCTGCTTCTCCATGTCCGACATCTGCACGTAGGACGGCGGCGGCACCATCAACGATGCCGCGAACGGGTCGCCCGCGACACTGCTCGCGCTCCCGCTGACGACGTACCCGTGCCCCACCCCGGCCTGCGCGTACATCCCGTCGAGTAACACCATCTCGAGGCCGCCGCCGAACGACGCTTTCTGGCCCGACAGATTGCTCGCCGTCTGCACCAGCGTCGTCTCCCAGTCGGACGGGTCGTCGTTCACGAACGCCTCCCATTTAGGCGCTGCGTCCGCTGACAGGCCGCCGTCGAACAACGCCAGCGCCAGCTTCTCCCCGTGCTCTTCTCCCGTCATCGCGTCTTCCTTCAAGTTCAAGAAGTccaccgcctcctcctcttccttattcttctctaaggagTCATCCTTGACCTTGACAACGACCGCAAGCTCCTGCTTCGTGCCCTCGGCGTCGGCCGCCGGCGGGGGCAACGCTTTGATGCCATCCATCTCGCACTGGGACTCGTCCTGAGGCGTCGCAGGGTCCGGCTCCGGGCTGGGCTGCCGCTTGGCGTGGGCGAGGGTGGCCTTGTCGCGGATGAACTCGTCGATTACCTCGAGCTTCTTGGGGGTGATACGCACGACGTCGGGGTACTCGGAGCAGCGACAGATGCCGGCGGACTTCGACCAATCGTAGAAGAGGTCGAGCTCGTCAAGCTGCTTGGCGTGGCGGGAGAAGATCTCATGGACGCTGACGCAGTCGGGGACTTCGAGGTCCGTGAAGCGATCGACGAAGATGTTCATGATCTCGGCGAGGTCGTAGTAGATTTGGAAGCTCTCCTTCACCAGGGGGTAAAGCGCGACGTGCACCACGCGGTTTTGCTTCGCCGCACCTGCGTATCGTATGCATACATGCTTtaacatccccccccccccctcctcaaaTAATAAAACCATCCCAAAAAACGAACATTTCAGTATTGGAATTTGTATATATTATGCTAAAATACtcggtaaaaattaataatattactattggaatataaaattattaatattttatggCTCAAACTATTTAATTATGATTATGGTTGATGGTATTGACTAAAGTTTATCACATGAATGTTAAAGGGAAGTAAGGAATGCTCTACCTGTGGGCCGGCATGCGAGGAAGCGCTCCAACATGTGCTGCAGGTGGCGCGTCCTGGCGAAGACGTGGTCGGTCGTCATTTCCTTCAGTGGCGTGCTGGCCTTCGAGGACGCCGCCTCAGCGGCAGCAGCGGTCTCCTCGTCGACCTCCTCCTCGTAGATGTTGCTCCTGCTGCTGCGCCACTTGCGGCGGCCGTGCATCCTGTAGTCCAACCGCTCGTCCAAGTAGAGCGCGAACGTCCTCACGAAGGCCGAGAAGTCCCAGGCGTCGGAGCCGGAGGAGTCCCTGAAGTGGGACATGTTGAGCATCCGGGAGC of the Musa acuminata AAA Group cultivar baxijiao chromosome BXJ2-10, Cavendish_Baxijiao_AAA, whole genome shotgun sequence genome contains:
- the LOC104000054 gene encoding putative clathrin assembly protein At1g03050; translated protein: MLRTVSEIDLTYSGRMSVVLFAECSSRHPIRAEQLVFVQMPVNRPEMRTTWNPSKMDNKKSIRCDDLPTNGSPSTATYTPSFNSGFHGSQLVRILHLSSLPLQQREEPAMAPSRIRKALGAVKDQTSIGLAKVSSSATLSDLDVAIVKATRHNELPAKEKHILEILSLMCYSRAYVGACVSSLSRRLGKTRNWTVALKTLILIHRLLVEGDPAYEREIFFATRCGSRMLNMSHFRDSSGSDAWDFSAFVRTFALYLDERLDYRMHGRRKWRSSRSNIYEEEVDEETAAAAEAASSKASTPLKEMTTDHVFARTRHLQHMLERFLACRPTGAAKQNRVVHVALYPLVKESFQIYYDLAEIMNIFVDRFTDLEVPDCVSVHEIFSRHAKQLDELDLFYDWSKSAGICRCSEYPDVVRITPKKLEVIDEFIRDKATLAHAKRQPSPEPDPATPQDESQCEMDGIKALPPPAADAEGTKQELAVVVKVKDDSLEKNKEEEEAVDFLNLKEDAMTGEEHGEKLALALFDGGLSADAAPKWEAFVNDDPSDWETTLVQTASNLSGQKASFGGGLEMVLLDGMYAQAGVGHGYVVSGSASSVAGDPFAASLMVPPPSYVQMSDMEKQQRLLEEQQVWQQYAKVGMAKLQHPPPGAYGVMGGYARLH